A stretch of the Mycobacterium sp. ITM-2016-00317 genome encodes the following:
- a CDS encoding ABC transporter substrate-binding protein yields the protein MNTSRNTPGHKQMSRVLALAASALLVGGAVACAPPEKDNSNAQTESGVSAAEATSAQDFGGMDGLIEAAKAEGELNVIALPPDWANYGAIIAAFSDKYGIKVNSAQPDASSQEEINAANQQRGRSTAPDVFDLGQSVALANTAMFAPYKVETFDDIPVAFKDPDGAWVNDYGGYMSIGFDTSKVPPVTAVDDLLKPEYRGKVALNGDPTQAGAAFSGVLMVALSQGGSADDIAPGVEFFGKLKQAGNFLPVDPTPATIESGQTPVVIDWNYTNSAQTAKLPSWTVLVPPDQAVAGYYYQAINKEAPHPAAARLWQEFLYSDEGQNLYAKGGVRPVRADNMLADGTLDSAVASALPVVDGPVTVPTPEQTEAASKYLAENWAAAVS from the coding sequence ATGAACACCTCACGCAACACCCCAGGGCACAAACAGATGTCCCGGGTGCTCGCTCTCGCCGCGTCGGCACTGCTGGTCGGTGGCGCCGTGGCCTGCGCGCCGCCCGAGAAGGACAACTCGAACGCCCAGACGGAGTCCGGGGTGAGCGCCGCCGAGGCGACCTCGGCGCAGGACTTCGGCGGGATGGACGGCCTGATCGAGGCGGCCAAGGCCGAAGGTGAACTCAATGTGATTGCGCTGCCGCCGGATTGGGCCAACTACGGCGCGATCATCGCGGCCTTCTCCGACAAGTACGGCATCAAGGTGAACTCCGCGCAGCCGGATGCCTCCAGCCAGGAGGAGATCAACGCCGCCAACCAGCAGAGGGGCCGCAGCACCGCCCCCGACGTGTTCGACCTCGGTCAATCCGTCGCACTGGCCAACACCGCGATGTTCGCGCCGTACAAGGTCGAGACGTTCGACGACATCCCGGTCGCGTTCAAGGATCCCGACGGCGCCTGGGTCAACGACTACGGCGGCTACATGTCGATCGGCTTCGACACGTCCAAGGTGCCGCCGGTGACTGCCGTCGACGACCTGCTCAAGCCCGAGTACCGCGGCAAGGTGGCGCTCAACGGGGATCCGACCCAGGCCGGTGCCGCGTTCTCCGGCGTGCTGATGGTGGCGCTGTCGCAGGGCGGCTCGGCCGACGACATCGCCCCCGGCGTCGAGTTCTTCGGCAAGCTCAAGCAGGCGGGCAACTTCCTGCCGGTGGACCCGACCCCGGCGACCATCGAATCCGGGCAGACGCCGGTGGTGATCGACTGGAACTACACGAATTCCGCGCAGACCGCGAAGTTGCCGTCCTGGACGGTTCTGGTGCCGCCGGATCAGGCGGTGGCCGGCTACTACTACCAGGCGATCAACAAGGAAGCCCCGCATCCGGCCGCGGCCCGGCTGTGGCAGGAGTTCCTCTACAGCGACGAGGGCCAGAACCTGTACGCCAAGGGCGGGGTCCGGCCGGTGCGGGCGGACAACATGCTCGCCGACGGCACCCTCGACTCGGCGGTCGCCTCGGCGCTGCCCGTCGTGGACGGGCCGGTGACCGTGCCCACCCCCGAGCAGACGGAGGCCGCGTCGAAGTACCTGGCGGAGAACTGGGCCGCCGCGGTCAGCTGA
- a CDS encoding TIGR03668 family PPOX class F420-dependent oxidoreductase, with product MTEAENRDVIAAFAAAPVAMLATAGLDAVPHLVPVVFALPEQRGDILYTAIDAKPKTTQRLRRLVNIEHNPAVSLLVDHYDDDWSRLWWVRVDGVATIHHSGVEMATGYAELRAKYHQYQRVELNGPVVTVEIRRWSSWSGG from the coding sequence ATGACCGAAGCCGAGAACCGTGACGTTATCGCCGCGTTCGCCGCCGCGCCGGTGGCGATGCTGGCCACGGCGGGGCTCGACGCGGTGCCGCACCTGGTGCCCGTCGTGTTCGCGCTTCCCGAACAGCGCGGCGACATCCTGTACACGGCGATCGACGCGAAACCCAAGACCACCCAGCGGTTGCGCCGGCTGGTCAACATCGAGCACAACCCGGCGGTCAGCCTGCTCGTCGACCACTACGACGACGACTGGTCCCGACTGTGGTGGGTGCGTGTCGACGGCGTGGCGACGATCCACCACAGCGGCGTCGAGATGGCCACCGGGTACGCCGAGCTGCGCGCCAAGTACCACCAGTACCAGCGGGTGGAACTCAACGGGCCGGTGGTCACCGTCGAGATCCGGCGCTGGTCGTCCTGGTCTGGGGGTTAA
- a CDS encoding sigma-70 family RNA polymerase sigma factor: protein MPIAALNPQLTARFERDAIPLIADLYRHAYKLTRDHADAEDLLQETAAKAYAAFDSFREGTNLVGWLYRIMLNTHISAYRRQQHRPMLQFTDEFTDGQLFAHNRRSSGGPSSTEEMALANASDPAIADAMRSLPEKYRTAVYYADVEGRKFKEIAALTNVPIGTVMSRLHRGRKQLRGKLAEVARDRGYPLPDAA from the coding sequence ATGCCCATCGCCGCCCTGAACCCCCAGCTCACCGCCCGCTTCGAGCGTGACGCGATACCGCTGATCGCCGACCTGTACCGGCACGCGTACAAACTGACCCGCGACCACGCCGACGCCGAGGACCTGCTCCAGGAGACCGCGGCCAAGGCCTACGCGGCGTTCGACAGCTTCCGCGAGGGCACCAACCTCGTGGGCTGGCTGTACCGGATCATGTTGAACACACACATCAGCGCCTACCGCAGGCAGCAGCACCGGCCGATGTTGCAGTTCACCGACGAGTTCACCGACGGCCAGCTGTTCGCGCACAACCGGCGCAGCAGCGGAGGCCCGTCCTCGACCGAGGAGATGGCGCTCGCGAACGCCAGCGACCCCGCGATCGCGGACGCGATGCGCTCGCTGCCCGAGAAGTACCGCACGGCGGTCTATTACGCCGATGTCGAGGGACGCAAGTTCAAGGAGATCGCGGCACTGACCAACGTGCCGATCGGCACCGTGATGTCCCGGCTGCACCGGGGCCGCAAACAGCTGCGCGGCAAATTGGCCGAGGTCGCCCGCGACCGGGGCTACCCGTTGCCCGACGCCGCCTGA
- a CDS encoding DMT family transporter yields MIGHGLTVLLAFLAAVFLAIGIVVRQRATLDVPAEHGVSMVMFQTLLRRPLWWAGTAAAIAGFVFQALALANGSLLLVQPILVSALLFALPLSARLAHRRVTRAEWAWAVLLTVALAVFVVLAKASPGDYEASLSTSAVVAVVCTAAVLACVIVATRIIGWVRAVLLAVAVGVLFGVVAVLTKLVMHLLTHEGVTAVLTTPVLYLLAVLGVVAVLLQQSSFHAGSLQTSVPTMLVLEPLVAVGLGAVVLGEHLDVGRWDAVALVVATMAMVAGTIALGRDEGAYEEQLEAGKAQAASGNG; encoded by the coding sequence GTGATCGGGCATGGCCTTACCGTGCTGCTGGCGTTTCTCGCCGCGGTGTTCCTCGCTATCGGGATCGTGGTACGGCAGCGAGCCACCCTCGACGTACCGGCCGAGCACGGGGTCAGCATGGTGATGTTCCAGACCCTGCTGCGCAGGCCGCTGTGGTGGGCGGGCACCGCGGCGGCGATCGCGGGTTTCGTGTTCCAGGCGCTCGCCCTGGCTAACGGGTCGCTGCTGCTCGTCCAGCCGATACTGGTGTCGGCGCTGCTGTTCGCGCTGCCGTTGAGCGCCCGGCTGGCGCACCGGCGGGTCACCCGCGCCGAGTGGGCCTGGGCGGTGCTGCTCACCGTCGCGCTGGCGGTGTTCGTGGTGTTGGCCAAGGCCAGCCCCGGCGACTACGAGGCGTCGCTGTCCACCTCGGCAGTGGTGGCGGTGGTCTGCACCGCCGCGGTGCTGGCCTGCGTGATCGTCGCGACCCGCATCATCGGATGGGTCCGTGCGGTGCTGCTGGCCGTCGCAGTCGGGGTGCTGTTCGGTGTCGTCGCGGTGCTGACGAAGCTGGTCATGCACCTGCTGACCCACGAGGGCGTCACCGCGGTACTGACCACCCCGGTGCTCTACCTGCTGGCGGTGCTGGGTGTGGTGGCGGTGCTGCTGCAGCAGTCGTCCTTCCACGCCGGGTCGCTGCAGACCTCGGTGCCCACCATGCTGGTGCTCGAACCGCTGGTGGCCGTCGGGCTCGGGGCGGTGGTGCTGGGTGAGCATCTCGACGTCGGGCGGTGGGACGCGGTCGCCCTGGTGGTCGCGACGATGGCGATGGTCGCGGGCACCATCGCGCTGGGTCGCGACGAAGGGGCCTACGAGGAGCAACTGGAGGCCGGCAAGGCTCAGGCGGCGTCGGGCAACGGGTAG